Proteins co-encoded in one Medicago truncatula cultivar Jemalong A17 chromosome 8, MtrunA17r5.0-ANR, whole genome shotgun sequence genomic window:
- the LOC25500206 gene encoding probable polygalacturonase At3g15720, translated as MQGFIALALILGFVSPCLCTRMNVGTENAIYNVIQYGARGDGITDDLQAFVSAFSSACKAAGMSTLIIPAGKKYMVSKANFSGPCSARVLIQLEGQIVAPSRAASKSKLYWISVKYVNELTIDGNNKGGFHGGGRTWWQCPTCDRPKMLFFHSCNGLNVRNLRILNSPKSHVSVNMCNHSTFSHISINSAAASPNTDGFDISRSNNISIENSKIRSGDDCIAVNGGSFFINITRVTCGPGHGISIGSLGRNRLNDKVSDVHIRNCTFIGTTNGARIKTVPGGSGYARQITFEQIILSNVKNPIIIDQGYKISPTDTSVKVSSVTYRGFIGTSASKIAVNLNCSSPGCFNILLDQNNIVATQAGKKTSFFCRNAHGTVRNTFPNVSCLSS; from the exons ATGCAAGGGTTCATTGCTCTTGCTTTGATTCTTGGTTTTGTTTCACCTTGTCTATGTACAAGGATGAATGTTGGAACCGAAAATGCAATTTATAATGTGATACAATATGGTGCACGTGGCGATGGCATAACTGATGATTTACAA GCATTTGTTAGTGCATTTAGCAGTGCGTGTAAAGCAGCAGGGATGTCAACACTAATAATACCAGCTGGAAAAAAATACATGGTGTCGAAAGCAAATTTTAGTGGTCCTTGCAGCGCCAGAGTTCTCATTCAG CTTGAAGGGCAAATTGTCGCACCTTCTAGAGCAGCGTCGAAATCTAAGTTATATTGGATTAGTGTCAAATATGTAAACGAACTCACAATTGATGGCAATAACAAAGGAGGTTTTCATGGAGGTGGTCGTACTTGGTGGCAATGCCCAACTTGTGATCGACCTAAG ATGTTGTTTTTCCATTCCTGCAATGGTCTCAATGTTAGGAACTTGAGGATCTTGAATAGCCCAAAATCTCATGTTTCTGTTAATATGTGCAATCATTCAACATTTTCTCATATATCTATTAATTCTGCTGCTGCTAGCCCCAACACTGATGGATTTGACATTTCTCGTTCCAATAATATCTCGATAGAAAATTCTAAGATAAGATCCG gTGATGATTGTATTGCGGTTAACGGTGGCtccttttttattaatattactcGGGTTACTTGCGGACCAGGCCATGGAATAAG TATTGGCAGCCTTGGTAGAAATAGATTAAATGATAAAGTTTCCGATGTTCATATACGTAATTGTACCTTCATTGGGACTACAAATGGAGCAAGAATCAAGACGGTTCCG ggtgGATCAGGTTATGCAAGACAGATTACATTTGAACAAATCATCCTTAGTAATGTTAAGAACCCAATAATTATAGACCAAGGATACAAAATTAGTCCAACG gATACATCTGTGAAGGTGAGTTCTGTGACATATCGAGGATTTATTGGAACTTCTGCTAGCAAGATAGCTGTTAATTTAAATTGTAGCTCCCCTGGTTGTTTCAATATTCTATTGGATCAAAATAACATTGTAGCTACTCAAGCAGGAAAAAAGACTTCATTTTTTTGTAGAAATGCTCATGGAACAGTTAGAAATACTTTTCCAAATGTCTCTTGCCTATCTAgttaa